The bacterium genome window below encodes:
- a CDS encoding glycoside hydrolase family 36 protein, with amino-acid sequence MKQKQKVKYINMISTMPFSKQDATWILNDDGSFGYTSGSIALLDCRPAFNGHPVSAKSVDVIQLTGGGEIIYHLKNGRIRLIFSTNADSLVLRSFLDMPVAPHWFQPIAYARVQGADRYFKQGIGFAGPSGIIPVPQTPKKRESPQLNEAWAADSYLVSGFLTPSEQALAIGACRHDRFLQRSSYRNRPYRYNLIDRHLESDDLLFEAGFATEELPLAEPLALPDLHFVAGIEPFSTYRHFAENVAQENQVRFNNQPHYQVCTFWEWMTEYTQERLNDLVAGWKAAKPAIPIETIQVDGGFCTYGDWLQANHRFPQGIQHMADTILHARCKAGIWIGPFIVATTSQTAKDHPEWLLRNLDGTIHVAGKLDEYECYILDTTHPEAFAYLRQVFRTYRKMGFSYYKTDFMEWGLRDRTRFLRHDNRTTSVEHMTEVIRMIREEIGPDSFWVACIAVYPQFIGYADAVRISNDVPANWREGSHGNLIQEAFTMHYLQQVLWQNDPDCLFLRDVDSGLNSKLTRDETYLLAYWNAMIGGFITASDRFHKITPEYLKLWRFLQPGKQQMSCRFPYWSGNKKLKVAVRDYADGTAAVLIINPTTETIREEYQVKELLGEEDAWLFLWQPGASTPLGQQTKITAELAAHQPFLLYANPKNQPPAPELTLFGETVEGLLP; translated from the coding sequence ATGAAACAAAAACAGAAGGTAAAGTATATAAACATGATAAGCACTATGCCGTTCTCCAAACAGGACGCTACTTGGATACTTAATGATGATGGCTCGTTCGGATACACTTCCGGAAGTATTGCCTTGCTGGATTGCCGTCCGGCATTCAACGGCCACCCGGTTTCCGCGAAATCGGTCGACGTAATACAGCTGACGGGCGGTGGTGAGATTATTTATCATCTCAAAAACGGGCGTATCAGACTGATTTTTTCCACCAATGCCGATTCGCTGGTCCTGCGCTCCTTTCTGGATATGCCCGTGGCGCCGCACTGGTTCCAACCCATCGCCTACGCCAGGGTTCAGGGCGCCGATAGATATTTCAAGCAGGGGATCGGCTTCGCCGGCCCGAGCGGAATCATTCCGGTTCCCCAGACGCCAAAAAAACGCGAGTCACCTCAGCTCAACGAGGCCTGGGCCGCAGACAGTTATCTCGTCTCGGGCTTCCTTACCCCGTCCGAACAGGCGCTGGCGATCGGTGCCTGCCGGCATGACCGCTTCCTGCAGCGCAGCAGTTACCGCAACCGCCCGTACCGCTACAATCTGATCGACCGCCACCTGGAGTCGGATGATCTCCTGTTCGAAGCCGGCTTCGCTACCGAGGAGTTGCCTCTGGCGGAACCGCTGGCGCTGCCCGATCTGCATTTCGTCGCCGGGATCGAGCCGTTCAGCACCTACCGTCACTTCGCGGAGAACGTTGCGCAGGAGAACCAGGTTAGATTCAACAACCAGCCGCACTATCAGGTCTGCACCTTCTGGGAATGGATGACCGAATATACCCAGGAGCGGCTGAACGATCTCGTCGCCGGCTGGAAGGCGGCCAAACCCGCCATCCCGATCGAGACCATCCAGGTCGATGGCGGCTTCTGCACCTATGGCGACTGGCTGCAGGCCAACCACCGTTTCCCGCAGGGCATCCAGCACATGGCCGACACCATCCTCCATGCAAGATGCAAGGCAGGCATCTGGATCGGCCCCTTCATCGTTGCCACCACCAGCCAGACGGCCAAGGATCATCCGGAATGGCTGCTGCGAAATCTGGACGGCACAATCCACGTCGCGGGCAAGCTCGACGAGTACGAATGCTACATCCTGGATACCACGCACCCCGAGGCCTTTGCGTACCTGCGTCAGGTTTTCCGCACCTACCGGAAGATGGGGTTCAGTTACTACAAGACCGACTTCATGGAATGGGGACTGCGCGACCGGACGCGCTTCCTGCGTCATGATAACCGCACGACCTCGGTTGAGCACATGACTGAGGTTATCCGCATGATCCGCGAGGAGATCGGCCCGGACAGTTTTTGGGTCGCCTGCATCGCCGTCTATCCGCAGTTCATTGGCTACGCGGACGCGGTACGTATCTCCAACGATGTGCCGGCAAACTGGCGGGAAGGCAGCCATGGCAACCTCATCCAGGAGGCGTTCACCATGCACTACCTGCAGCAGGTGCTCTGGCAGAACGACCCCGACTGCCTCTTCCTGCGCGATGTCGACTCCGGCCTGAATTCCAAGCTCACCCGCGACGAGACTTACCTGCTCGCCTACTGGAACGCCATGATCGGCGGATTCATCACCGCCAGCGACCGATTCCATAAAATCACCCCGGAATACCTCAAACTCTGGCGCTTCCTGCAACCGGGAAAACAGCAGATGAGTTGCCGTTTCCCGTACTGGTCCGGCAACAAGAAGCTGAAAGTGGCTGTGCGCGACTACGCCGATGGTACGGCCGCCGTGCTGATCATCAACCCCACAACCGAAACGATCCGCGAAGAGTACCAGGTCAAGGAACTCCTGGGCGAGGAAGACGCCTGGCTGTTCCTCTGGCAACCCGGCGCAAGCACGCCCCTCGGCCAGCAGACCAAGATCACGGCCGAATTGGCCGCGCATCAACCGTTCCTGCTCTACGCCAACCCGAAAAACCAGCCACCCGCACCGGAACTTACCCTGTTTGGAGAAACGGTGGAGGGGCTATTACCATGA
- a CDS encoding glycosyl hydrolase-related protein has translation MTRPHQPTVHVVFTTHWDREWVQTFEQYRFRLVNLLDRVIEILRAEPEIRFVMDGQTIVLEDYLAVRPDQRARLQRLSRAGRILFGPWYVLADQFLEGPEATIRNLQLGFRDAAAFGGPMMEGYVPDSFGSIATLPLLLNGFGIRAANFGRGRANGSNRDLLFRWRWHDGSEVLALNRGYAGALGIAYPDIWRNLDDAPADPVAATIAATNVLKSEQTVSPVDCYYFSVGVDHMELRPGMSRILQALNSNLPAHFISSTPERYAADAAARLRETGQVLQVATGEMRGEAPDWMDLNGVLSTHAEIKRRNRACEIMLAQVIEPLAAVYEIKQKRPVQHHLDHAWRLLIQNHPHDSICACSRDAVIDDILARFRNVEDLSTLLRQRLMHELLPHPPADTETKPVVVLFNPAVARGVSPFQAVVRVPTRLADERFDLLNSDRKKIGTAQRLAIKQADLESYYQVNEDLPKLVSKTPATGRADRQCYSLLEIRGVTDFGQAAGFQTLQLAPLTAATHAHPEFEAHTNRLRNDLVELLFATDGSVTLCERATGRHWSHLGYYQNLADLGDTYDYQPLAPDTPLETRGGQAEIAADEMDDFSATVRVTTTLRIPVRSQAQGRATETETHRIMTAFTLYAGSPVVHVRVQVVNRALNHRLRVGFPCHGTPPVAAGGHFAVMTRAWTRPNDKYPSRPLLDFLHVGEEAGLGILVRGMYEYQALGNETDGEVLLTLFRSVETIGPAAGCNYPVEHAKSLGIQTAEFALTPSASLRETMDRASAYIVPVTAEGCLSAGLDLNLPSKLLQADGAPVVTCFKRAADGKGLIVRAFNPGGEKAFLHLRCGLRWSKASRVNLAEEPAEGATPACSKKTMTLEFQPYEVITLRLK, from the coding sequence ATGACAAGACCACACCAGCCAACTGTTCATGTCGTTTTCACGACCCACTGGGACCGGGAGTGGGTTCAGACGTTTGAGCAGTACCGCTTTCGTCTCGTAAACCTGCTCGACCGGGTCATCGAAATCCTCCGCGCAGAGCCCGAAATCCGCTTTGTCATGGACGGCCAGACCATCGTGTTGGAAGACTACCTGGCAGTGCGGCCCGATCAGCGTGCACGCCTCCAACGCCTGTCACGTGCAGGCCGCATCCTCTTCGGGCCGTGGTATGTGCTGGCCGACCAGTTTCTCGAAGGGCCAGAGGCCACTATCCGCAACCTGCAACTTGGCTTCCGGGATGCGGCGGCCTTCGGCGGTCCCATGATGGAAGGTTATGTGCCGGACTCCTTTGGCTCCATCGCCACGCTGCCGCTGCTGCTGAACGGCTTTGGCATTCGCGCGGCGAATTTTGGACGCGGGCGCGCCAACGGCTCCAACCGCGACCTGCTCTTCCGCTGGCGCTGGCACGATGGCAGCGAAGTTCTGGCGCTGAACCGTGGCTATGCCGGCGCCCTCGGGATCGCCTACCCGGACATCTGGCGCAACCTGGACGATGCGCCCGCCGATCCCGTGGCGGCCACGATTGCCGCTACCAACGTGTTGAAGAGCGAGCAGACGGTCAGCCCCGTGGATTGCTACTATTTCTCAGTAGGCGTGGATCACATGGAACTGCGCCCTGGCATGTCCCGTATCCTGCAGGCCTTGAACTCGAACCTGCCCGCGCACTTTATTTCGTCCACTCCGGAGCGCTACGCCGCAGACGCCGCCGCGCGGCTCCGTGAAACCGGCCAAGTGCTGCAGGTCGCCACCGGTGAAATGCGCGGCGAAGCGCCGGATTGGATGGACCTGAACGGCGTCCTCTCGACCCACGCCGAGATCAAACGCCGCAACCGCGCCTGCGAGATCATGCTGGCTCAGGTGATCGAACCGCTGGCCGCTGTCTATGAAATAAAACAGAAGCGTCCGGTGCAGCACCATCTGGACCACGCCTGGCGCCTGCTGATCCAAAACCATCCGCACGACTCGATCTGCGCCTGCAGCCGCGATGCCGTGATCGACGACATCCTGGCGCGCTTCCGGAACGTGGAGGATCTGTCCACCCTCCTGCGCCAGCGCCTGATGCACGAATTGCTGCCGCATCCGCCGGCCGATACCGAGACCAAGCCTGTGGTGGTGCTGTTCAACCCGGCCGTCGCCCGTGGCGTGAGCCCCTTTCAAGCCGTCGTGCGCGTACCGACGCGACTTGCGGACGAACGCTTCGACTTGCTTAACTCAGACCGGAAAAAGATCGGCACAGCACAGCGCCTGGCCATCAAGCAGGCCGACCTGGAATCCTACTACCAAGTCAACGAAGACCTGCCCAAACTGGTATCCAAGACGCCGGCCACAGGCCGCGCCGACCGCCAATGCTACAGCCTGCTCGAGATTCGCGGCGTCACAGACTTTGGCCAAGCTGCCGGCTTTCAAACACTTCAGCTCGCGCCATTGACTGCGGCCACACACGCGCACCCGGAATTTGAGGCGCACACAAACCGGCTACGCAACGACCTCGTCGAACTTTTGTTCGCCACAGACGGTAGCGTCACACTGTGCGAACGCGCCACCGGCCGTCATTGGTCACACCTCGGCTATTATCAGAACCTCGCCGACCTCGGCGATACCTACGACTACCAGCCTCTGGCCCCCGACACACCCCTGGAGACGCGCGGAGGCCAAGCTGAAATCGCCGCAGATGAGATGGACGATTTCTCTGCAACCGTGCGCGTGACCACCACCCTGCGCATCCCCGTGCGCTCGCAGGCGCAAGGGCGTGCCACGGAAACGGAGACACACCGGATCATGACCGCCTTCACGCTGTATGCTGGATCACCGGTGGTCCACGTTCGCGTGCAGGTTGTGAACCGGGCGCTGAATCACCGGTTGCGGGTCGGTTTCCCATGCCACGGTACCCCCCCCGTGGCCGCAGGCGGTCATTTTGCGGTGATGACACGTGCCTGGACCCGACCGAACGACAAGTACCCATCCCGTCCGTTGCTGGACTTCCTGCACGTGGGCGAAGAAGCCGGGTTGGGAATCCTGGTCCGCGGAATGTACGAATATCAGGCGCTGGGCAACGAAACCGACGGCGAAGTGCTGCTCACGCTCTTTCGTTCAGTGGAAACCATCGGCCCGGCCGCCGGGTGCAACTATCCGGTCGAGCACGCAAAAAGTCTAGGCATACAAACGGCCGAATTTGCGCTCACACCGAGCGCATCTCTGCGCGAGACCATGGATCGCGCCAGCGCCTACATCGTGCCAGTGACCGCAGAAGGGTGCCTCAGCGCCGGTTTGGATCTGAATCTTCCGAGCAAACTACTGCAGGCGGACGGCGCACCGGTGGTCACCTGTTTCAAGCGCGCCGCCGATGGCAAGGGGCTGATTGTGCGCGCCTTCAACCCCGGCGGCGAAAAAGCCTTTCTGCACCTGCGTTGCGGCCTGCGCTGGTCAAAAGCCAGCCGTGTGAATCTTGCGGAAGAACCAGCTGAAGGCGCCACACCCGCGTGCAGCAAAAAAACGATGACGCTGGAATTTCAACCCTACGAAGTGATTACCCTTCGCCTGAAGTAA
- a CDS encoding glycosyl hydrolase-related protein, with amino-acid sequence MKPKCQVLGTSYCIPNGVFWKGLDGSTVLCPRGGFSNGTRHPLPPSTTEPRGFEQLRTTLDPVNLDIIRDRLDFTTLIVGAEERLPNPDTPRFIDEMRKRNPWAEFRFGLLREMPDHFRDLDRLLDQPPADRVSTNLEGNPTSSGVLVTRILLKQLNRRAENRLVSAEKLAVAGYVKTGSYGQNLLLDAWRKFIFTQFHDSVTATHLDPCFDELMDAHTDLARQTETIIQQAAEQLQGRKLRMHQPAGTETLSIFNPHSFACTERVSLPVPAGARTVVVTDTTGHTLPLAEIRDGQAELVLKDLPPLSAVTLRVRGVAKPSKPPRKSHQSQIENEFYHLRCDDHGVVSVWEFWDGFRYEVHRLWGVAVLNVGTPSYRIEDGTILVSVLRSPTLRSHMQGVAFGPDGTDHYTLDVCQGMLDKGEHEFVHALTSFDGHFADSPMPRMSMAMNAPPLVIPGKLARLDLPQLEACGSVIAAVKKAEQGAGLVVRLQEQRGQSEEVSLSLPRGFRHAILVNLLERQPKRLAVRQGQVRVTLRPFQIATVLMTRTGDVER; translated from the coding sequence ATGAAACCAAAGTGTCAGGTGCTGGGGACTTCGTATTGCATTCCGAACGGCGTCTTCTGGAAAGGGCTCGACGGCAGCACCGTGCTCTGCCCGCGCGGCGGCTTCTCCAACGGCACCAGGCATCCGCTGCCACCCTCCACCACCGAACCACGCGGCTTTGAGCAACTGCGCACCACGCTGGATCCTGTGAACCTGGACATCATCCGCGACCGGCTTGATTTCACCACGCTGATCGTGGGCGCCGAGGAGCGGCTGCCGAATCCGGATACGCCGCGCTTCATTGATGAGATGCGCAAGCGCAACCCCTGGGCCGAGTTCCGCTTCGGCCTGCTGAGAGAAATGCCGGACCACTTCCGGGATCTGGACCGGTTGCTCGATCAGCCGCCCGCCGACCGCGTCTCCACCAACCTGGAGGGGAACCCTACCTCGAGCGGCGTGCTGGTCACCCGCATCCTCCTGAAACAGCTCAACCGCCGGGCGGAAAACCGCCTGGTCTCCGCCGAAAAACTGGCGGTTGCGGGCTATGTCAAAACCGGCTCCTACGGACAAAATCTACTGCTGGACGCGTGGCGCAAGTTCATCTTCACCCAGTTTCACGACTCAGTGACCGCCACCCACCTTGACCCGTGCTTCGACGAACTGATGGATGCGCACACGGATCTGGCGCGGCAGACAGAAACCATCATTCAGCAGGCGGCTGAACAATTGCAGGGGCGCAAATTGCGCATGCATCAACCGGCAGGCACAGAGACGCTCAGCATTTTCAATCCGCACTCCTTTGCCTGCACTGAGCGCGTGTCGCTGCCTGTTCCTGCGGGTGCACGCACGGTCGTGGTCACGGATACTACCGGCCACACACTGCCGCTGGCCGAGATTCGCGACGGTCAGGCGGAACTGGTGCTGAAAGATCTGCCACCCCTGTCGGCCGTGACGCTGCGCGTGCGCGGCGTTGCTAAGCCTTCCAAGCCACCGCGAAAATCGCACCAATCACAAATTGAAAATGAATTCTACCATTTACGCTGCGACGATCATGGTGTGGTGAGCGTGTGGGAGTTCTGGGATGGTTTCCGCTACGAGGTGCATCGACTCTGGGGCGTCGCCGTCCTAAATGTCGGCACCCCCTCCTACCGCATCGAGGATGGCACCATTCTGGTTTCGGTCCTGCGCAGCCCGACGCTACGCTCACACATGCAGGGCGTCGCCTTTGGCCCGGATGGCACGGATCACTACACCCTGGATGTCTGTCAGGGGATGCTGGACAAGGGCGAGCATGAGTTCGTGCATGCACTGACCTCGTTCGATGGGCACTTTGCCGACAGCCCGATGCCGCGCATGAGCATGGCCATGAATGCACCGCCGCTGGTGATCCCCGGCAAACTCGCGCGGCTGGATCTGCCACAACTCGAGGCCTGCGGCTCCGTGATCGCAGCCGTGAAAAAGGCCGAGCAAGGCGCAGGGTTGGTGGTGCGGTTGCAGGAACAGCGCGGCCAGAGCGAGGAAGTGAGCCTCTCGCTGCCGCGAGGGTTCCGGCATGCCATTCTGGTCAACCTCCTCGAACGCCAACCCAAACGTCTGGCCGTGCGCCAGGGACAGGTCCGGGTGACCTTGCGTCCTTTCCAGATCGCCACCGTCTTGATGACCAGAACAGGAGATGTAGAGCGATGA
- a CDS encoding SGNH/GDSL hydrolase family protein, which produces MRSFKAPPRFLIRDGDRVVFWGDSITDNSYWCRTVETYVRCRYPDYHVDFINLGLGGDTAQAGKIRIQRDLPATRPTLVLINLGMNDAGFAPYRQASCDVYIRSLRDMLHFIRRRTRARVVFISPIPYECGAARDSTGRKRSIWYPQTLRRFSRAMAVFAKASRCTFIDLNRLYQKELNRYQVADPQLTLSHDGIHPGADGNALIAALLLQAMGAEGDLLHLQIDLTKRTAEATHQRITSLTRIPKGIRFTRQPQAFPFQFSGRDVIRLDLKPWQARLNQNTLRVTGLPTPYLLLLVNGRVRATFTRAQAQRGVSLTNLGLPEEAVGTLVGDIVEEVHRQRYRLWRQMPPRSSGDHPETDYLREQSDSQVRYLNSRGIHCQPYQVELVASKTADLYATAPFPVLPPFPCHGAEVQILFEIDTSAWTGIISPRTGQKLKFHAPLRIKGDFNNWVATPMKPPASGSDGIWTLRTNVRIKDSLSSFAFEDASPERGAHESELMEIIKFGLHDLVGPSASAAFAFVPDRHRHLCITTAHVKEAIRLSRIKKP; this is translated from the coding sequence ATGAGATCATTCAAAGCGCCACCCCGTTTTCTGATCCGCGATGGGGACCGTGTTGTTTTCTGGGGCGATTCCATTACGGACAACAGTTATTGGTGCCGCACGGTGGAAACCTATGTGCGCTGCCGGTATCCGGATTACCACGTTGATTTCATCAATCTCGGCCTGGGTGGCGACACGGCCCAGGCGGGAAAGATCCGCATCCAGCGTGACCTTCCAGCCACCCGGCCTACCCTGGTCTTGATCAACCTGGGGATGAATGACGCCGGCTTCGCCCCTTATCGTCAAGCCTCCTGCGACGTCTACATCCGGAGCCTGCGCGATATGCTGCACTTCATCCGACGCCGCACCAGGGCGCGAGTGGTGTTCATCTCCCCCATTCCCTATGAGTGCGGTGCGGCCCGGGATTCCACCGGTCGGAAACGGAGCATCTGGTATCCGCAGACTCTGCGTCGATTCTCCCGGGCGATGGCTGTCTTTGCCAAAGCATCCCGTTGCACCTTCATCGACCTGAATCGGCTGTATCAGAAGGAACTGAACCGGTACCAAGTAGCTGACCCGCAATTAACGCTCTCTCATGACGGCATCCATCCCGGTGCGGATGGCAACGCACTCATCGCCGCCCTGCTGCTTCAGGCCATGGGCGCCGAAGGCGACCTCCTGCACCTCCAAATTGACCTTACAAAGCGCACCGCGGAGGCGACCCATCAGCGCATCACGTCGCTGACCCGGATCCCAAAAGGTATCCGCTTCACGCGCCAACCTCAGGCCTTCCCGTTCCAGTTCAGCGGCCGCGACGTCATCCGCCTCGACCTGAAACCGTGGCAGGCCCGTCTCAATCAGAACACTCTCCGTGTAACCGGACTGCCGACCCCGTACCTGCTGCTGTTGGTAAACGGCCGCGTTCGGGCAACTTTCACCAGAGCCCAGGCACAGCGGGGTGTTTCGTTGACCAACCTGGGTCTACCGGAGGAAGCTGTCGGCACACTGGTGGGCGACATCGTGGAAGAGGTCCATCGCCAGCGTTATAGACTGTGGCGCCAGATGCCGCCGCGCAGTTCCGGCGACCATCCGGAAACCGACTATCTGCGCGAACAGTCAGACTCGCAGGTCAGGTACTTGAACAGCCGCGGCATCCACTGCCAACCCTATCAGGTGGAACTGGTCGCCAGCAAAACTGCCGATCTGTATGCCACTGCACCCTTCCCAGTGCTCCCGCCCTTCCCTTGTCATGGGGCCGAGGTGCAGATCCTGTTCGAGATCGACACCTCGGCCTGGACCGGGATTATCTCCCCGCGCACCGGCCAGAAACTGAAGTTCCACGCCCCACTGCGCATCAAGGGCGATTTCAACAACTGGGTGGCCACGCCGATGAAGCCGCCAGCCAGCGGCAGCGACGGGATCTGGACGCTCCGAACCAACGTCCGAATCAAGGATTCTCTGAGTTCCTTTGCATTCGAGGATGCCAGCCCTGAGCGCGGCGCGCACGAAAGCGAACTCATGGAGATCATCAAGTTCGGGTTGCACGATCTGGTTGGCCCTTCGGCGAGCGCTGCTTTCGCCTTTGTGCCGGACCGACATCGCCACCTTTGCATCACCACAGCCCATGTCAAGGAGGCCATACGCCTGAGCCGCATCAAGAAACCATGA
- a CDS encoding family 78 glycoside hydrolase catalytic domain, translating to MNQLIEAQYVWHDDAGRGRNLHACFRLTFILDAAVVSARLNLFADTTYQLFVNGQFVEFGPIRFDPRFPMFDTVDIAHWLRVGRNVIAVSVNSFQHKTLKSITHQAGFITWGEVRTSDDATVSLATPGAWRGVPDLSLARYTGKFSFALNAAELFDQAGEEPGWREADFADGHWPQAVSLANQAAWGPLEPRSIPFLSKASIPFERVTQALPLAIDEDWYSFAVPFPAFYEADKKTFSSLVAFATWIHSPEDQEIIAGVFWGEYWLNGKRIPDGVLCTFRNQRINQSWRLRKGWNYFFGTVQAYQNIVEQYFALPRGKGLFVSADKDLTGTRRFKHTRILMAAEHAEHLTSKPVPFVPDDALEEIGGWIYVDVSECAQSPSRELGWDSYSEPVETLTPETLQGHIFRHTDYPEGFSLVLDAGQTRLVLPRLVLDGVEGATIDLGYTEHLRGDGVHIQTQHHSPCSDRILCSRDNLDWMPRHPRGFRYLMLTVRNTRADVTLRKLSLRSAMYPVQERGRFTCSDPLLTAIWEMGRRTQAVTMEDAYVDCVGRERGMYGRDTIIQYHVNLATFGDQTLMERCLQLFGQSPDASGKFRAVYPNTGDYTIADFALNMVDGYWNYYAHSGDLERIRQDWAAILVNLHWFHELSDERKDYLLDADWPANRRIAAEYGGYHGDSGATGYMSKKGPTCLFSCFYLSALQAASRLAKALGGEALTEKRRLDRRSARLAASIQVAFWDEGRGCFADDLAHTTVSAHASLLAVCTGVAKRRQVPRIRQHVSFELRSIFRNGFDPSGGTLTSPSFAFSLFDGLYHLGLHETAESMMRQGWGWMLAQGLKTCVEHFSLADSLCHAWSASPTYYLSKNVLGVHFPEAPNLDVVEIRIRTHGVTWAEGAFPHPRGAIEVKWRREGGRCIIETKVPEGVCVTKQGES from the coding sequence ATGAACCAACTAATTGAGGCACAATACGTCTGGCATGATGACGCGGGGCGCGGGCGGAATCTTCACGCCTGTTTCCGCCTGACCTTCATCCTTGATGCGGCCGTCGTATCGGCACGGCTCAATCTCTTTGCCGACACGACGTACCAACTTTTTGTAAACGGCCAGTTCGTTGAGTTTGGACCGATCCGGTTTGATCCGCGGTTCCCGATGTTCGACACGGTGGATATCGCACACTGGTTACGTGTCGGAAGAAATGTCATCGCCGTATCAGTCAACTCCTTCCAGCACAAGACCCTCAAGTCCATCACCCACCAGGCGGGATTTATCACCTGGGGTGAGGTGAGGACATCCGATGACGCCACAGTTTCCCTGGCAACGCCGGGCGCGTGGCGTGGCGTTCCCGACCTTTCGCTGGCGCGCTACACCGGCAAGTTCAGCTTCGCCCTCAACGCTGCGGAGTTGTTTGACCAGGCTGGCGAGGAACCCGGATGGCGGGAAGCGGATTTTGCCGACGGCCATTGGCCGCAGGCAGTGTCGCTGGCCAATCAGGCAGCGTGGGGGCCGCTCGAGCCGCGATCAATCCCCTTCCTGTCCAAAGCGTCGATTCCGTTCGAGCGCGTGACGCAGGCCCTTCCCCTGGCTATCGATGAGGATTGGTATTCGTTCGCAGTGCCGTTTCCCGCGTTTTACGAGGCGGACAAGAAGACCTTCAGTAGTCTCGTGGCGTTCGCGACCTGGATCCACTCGCCCGAAGACCAGGAAATCATAGCCGGCGTGTTCTGGGGCGAGTACTGGCTCAATGGCAAACGGATTCCCGACGGTGTCCTGTGCACTTTCCGCAACCAGCGCATCAACCAAAGCTGGCGTCTGCGGAAAGGCTGGAACTATTTCTTCGGAACCGTGCAGGCATATCAGAATATTGTCGAACAATATTTCGCCTTGCCGCGCGGCAAAGGTCTTTTCGTCTCCGCCGATAAGGACCTCACCGGTACGCGCCGTTTTAAACATACACGTATCCTGATGGCAGCAGAACACGCGGAACATCTCACATCGAAACCCGTCCCCTTCGTTCCGGACGACGCGCTTGAAGAGATCGGGGGATGGATCTACGTGGACGTTTCGGAATGCGCGCAGAGCCCGAGCCGCGAACTGGGATGGGACAGTTACAGCGAACCGGTCGAGACGCTCACGCCTGAGACGCTCCAGGGCCACATCTTCCGTCACACCGATTACCCGGAAGGCTTCTCGCTAGTGCTGGACGCCGGACAAACCCGTCTTGTCCTGCCACGGCTGGTACTCGACGGCGTCGAAGGCGCGACGATCGATCTCGGCTATACCGAACATCTTCGCGGTGATGGCGTACATATCCAGACGCAGCACCATTCACCCTGTTCCGACCGGATCCTGTGTTCGCGTGACAACCTCGACTGGATGCCCCGCCACCCGCGCGGTTTCCGCTATCTCATGCTCACCGTAAGAAATACGCGTGCCGATGTGACCTTGAGAAAGTTGTCGCTGCGCTCCGCCATGTATCCGGTCCAGGAGCGTGGCCGCTTTACCTGTTCTGACCCGCTGTTGACGGCAATCTGGGAGATGGGCCGGCGCACCCAGGCCGTCACCATGGAAGACGCCTACGTGGACTGCGTTGGCCGTGAACGCGGCATGTACGGCCGGGATACGATCATCCAGTACCATGTTAACCTGGCAACCTTTGGCGATCAGACTCTGATGGAACGTTGCCTGCAACTCTTCGGGCAGTCACCAGACGCCAGCGGAAAATTCCGGGCGGTCTACCCGAACACCGGTGACTACACCATCGCCGACTTCGCCCTGAACATGGTCGACGGGTACTGGAACTACTATGCGCACAGCGGCGACCTGGAACGGATCCGTCAGGACTGGGCGGCCATCCTCGTGAACCTGCACTGGTTCCATGAACTCTCCGACGAGAGGAAGGATTATTTACTGGATGCCGACTGGCCCGCGAACCGGCGGATTGCGGCGGAGTACGGCGGCTACCATGGCGACAGCGGCGCCACGGGATACATGTCGAAAAAGGGACCAACCTGCCTCTTTTCATGCTTCTATCTATCGGCACTCCAGGCGGCCTCGCGGCTGGCCAAGGCGTTGGGCGGCGAAGCGCTGACAGAAAAGCGGCGACTCGACCGGAGATCCGCGCGACTCGCGGCATCCATCCAGGTCGCGTTCTGGGACGAAGGCCGGGGATGCTTTGCGGATGACCTGGCGCACACGACCGTCTCGGCGCATGCGAGTCTGCTGGCGGTGTGCACCGGCGTTGCCAAAAGACGGCAAGTACCACGGATTCGGCAGCATGTATCATTCGAATTGCGTTCAATCTTCCGTAACGGCTTTGACCCGAGCGGAGGGACGTTAACCAGCCCGAGTTTCGCCTTCTCCCTGTTTGACGGCCTGTACCATCTCGGACTCCACGAGACCGCCGAGAGCATGATGCGGCAGGGCTGGGGATGGATGCTGGCGCAAGGGCTCAAGACTTGTGTCGAGCATTTCTCGCTCGCCGACAGTCTCTGCCATGCCTGGTCGGCTTCGCCAACCTACTACCTTTCCAAGAATGTGCTGGGCGTCCACTTTCCGGAGGCGCCGAACCTCGACGTCGTGGAGATCCGGATCAGGACCCATGGCGTCACCTGGGCCGAGGGCGCTTTCCCGCATCCGCGGGGCGCCATTGAAGTGAAGTGGCGCAGGGAAGGCGGCCGATGCATCATCGAAACCAAAGTGCCTGAAGGCGTGTGCGTAACAAAACAGGGTGAGTCATGA